From the Ictalurus furcatus strain D&B chromosome 19, Billie_1.0, whole genome shotgun sequence genome, one window contains:
- the shank3b gene encoding SH3 and multiple ankyrin repeat domains protein 3 isoform X5, with protein sequence MPMSPPADGKHEAPDRPRQQHAPTNGNHGDDSIRGSPGSKGGSNDSMEDLHGSAVIIRIGIPDLQQTKCLRLDLEAPVWVCKQRVLVTLTQSLTDVLNYGLYLPAFNGRAGKFLDEERLLREYPLPTVTPVPYLEFRYKRRVYTQSHVDDKQLAKLHTKANLKKFMEYVQQRSVEKVCRILEKGLDPNFHDVETGESPLTLAAQLDSSADLIKVLRSGGAHLDFRTRDGITALHKAVQTHNHIALTTMLDLGASPDYKDSRGLTPLYHSAMIGGDPYCCELLLYDHAQLGYSDENGWQEIHQACRHGNVQHLEHLLFYGAEMSAQNASGNTALHLCALYNQDGCARVLLFRGANKDIKNYNNQTAFQVAIIAGNFDLAEIIKIHKTSDVVPFRESPSYSTRRRGVCMSPRRSLMRSASDNALDESLPAPSPAPSLHSLPPLEPDNTVPSPHSPQGGHTRSLRRHTRGHLSPGSPVQRDPSPPAVSRGPKRRLYSAVPGRTFIAVSSHTPQGEGEITLNRGERVKVLSIGEGGFWEGSVKGRTGWFPAHCVEEVQLRQYDPRLETREDRTKRLFRHYTVGSYDNFTSYSDYVIEEKTATLQKRDSEGFGFVLRGAKAETPIEEFTPTPAFPALQYLESVDLDGVAWRAGLRTGDFLIEVNGVSVVKVGHRQVVSLIRQGGSRLLMKVVSVTRKPDTGDVVRKKAPPPPKRDPSTSLTLRSKSMTAELEEMEKLDEMLSSPKEPVVVMRQRPSDPDSRAATVKQRPTSRRITQAEISSLLERQGMQIAPGVSLGVDKSHIQLHGMTRTKSFGAPEDERISALIGEHRFPRSSSMTDSFRQDSIPPPPQTAPPPPPTPYFLESGPPPSFLPPPPPTRAANQTRSSFRPGAEPKLHGPVTTDRQRKARSMIILQDTAHLPVEPAPIPRPATPTSGAAPPERGRRRGQPVENPYANVGRLSAVYTPTKPQRRKSPLVKQGQVEEGTAAQAGRDPSPLGGARIPHGSRAEQFQQQVLSERARITPPGARRRTSVFLSVEGSTTEPQTTPLLSQSHSVDELAELPPPAPMLSPGLPPGGSTFIHPLTGRPLDPSSPLALALAARERALSGRTTPTPTPTPSPSPTQGRAVERPETEGGVTPPAALEASPSDSWREEHVSITTETASQVTNGSPVSGRSLEESMVPPTVQIVQPALIDTEHSQPVVPPSMPSPAPTLSNLAGRSMTMSSEEEAEPYTVTLPPALLSSSDEETREELRKIGIVPPPQPFANGLLIKETPKVTINISPGASPRPSIAKISGKASDSTADSGVEDPHMETTSTVSTVSSMSTLSSESTDSAHASKPRCGVGRGRPAHLRDPLLKQSSDSELLPHPASTGPVRPRYLFQRRSKLWGEEPRAQVGIGDDSRPAAMGAELLSKDTHSLGEEPPMGALDPGRRSPVGGARCEENGEESKSLFSSLGELHTISQRNYGTTFTIRPGSRYPVTRRTPSPGATPERSEPLGPMRAFGPHHHHHHHHTILKSSSLSLPQEPKEVRFVMRSASARARSRSPSPSPCASPCPSPVLGTPLLALRPFRQRPLALWSKYDVGEWLESVGLGEHRTRFIEHEIEGAHLPALTKDDLAELGVTRVGHRMNIERALKQLLESSGA encoded by the exons ATGCCTATGAGTCCACCTGCCGACGGCAAACATGAGGCTCCCGACAGGCCGCGGCAACAGCACGCCCCTACCAACGGAAACCACGGAGACGACAGCATTCGTGGCTCTCCGGGGTCTAAGGGCGGCTCCAACGATTCCATGGAAGATCTCCACGGAAGCGCCGTCATTATCCGCATCGGAATCCCTGACCTTCAGCAAACA aAGTGTCTGCGCTTGGACTTGGAGGCTCCGGTGTGGGTGTGTAAGCAGCGGGTTTTGGTTACTCTGACGCAGAGTTTGACAGACGTGCTGAACTATGGCCTCTACCTCCCGGCCTTTAACGGCCGAGCCGGCAAGTTCCTGGATGAAGAGAGACTGCTCAGGGAGTATCCTCTCCCTACTGTCACACCTGTACCTTACCTAGAG tttcgCTACAAGAGACGTGTTTACACTCAGAGCCATGTGGATGACAAGCAATTAGCCAAACTTCACACTAAG GCCAATCTGAAGAAGTTTATGGAGTATGTTCAGCAGAGGAGTGTGGAGAAAGTGTGCAGGATCCTGGAGAAAGGGCTAGACCCCAACTTCCATGATGTAGAAACTGGAG agtCGCCCCTTACCCTGGCAGCACAGTTGGACTCAAGTGCTGATCTGATTAAAGTTCTGAGGAGTGGAGGAGCTCACCTGGATTTCAGAACCAGGGATGGCATCACCGCACTTCACAAAGCCGTGCAGACGCACAACCACATAGCTCTAACT ACCATGTTGGATCTAGGAGCATCTCCGGACTATAAAGATAGCCGTGGGCTCACTCCTCTGTACCACAGCGCTATGATAGGGGGCGACCCGTACTGCTGTGAACTGCTGCTGTATGATCACGCTCAGCTCGGCTACAGCGATGAAAATGGCTGGCAGGAGATCCACCAG GCTTGTCGACACGGAAATGTGCAGCACCTCGAGCACCTGTTGTTCTACGGAGCTGAGATGAGTGCGCAGAATGCCTCAGGAAACACAGCGCTGCACCTGTGTGCTCTCTACAACCAG GACGGCTGTGCCCGAGTGTTGCTATTTCGAGGAGCAAATAAAGACATCAAGAATTACAACAACCAGACAGCATTCCAG GTGGCCATCATCGCAGGGAACTTTGACCTGGCTGAGATCATCAAGATCCATAAAACCTCAGACGTAG TGCCTTTCAGGGAGAGCCCCTCATACTCGACTCGGCGCCGTGGGGTGTGTATGTCACCGCGCCGCTCCCTGATGCGTTCGGCCAGCGATAACGCACTGGACGAGAGTCTGCCCGCACCCTCGCCAGCCCCTTCACTACACAGCCTGCCCCCGCTGGAGCCTGATAACACCGTCCCGAGCCCACATAGCCCACAGGGGGGACACACACGCAGCCTCAGGAGACACACCCGTGGCCATCTCAG ccCTGGCAGTCCTGTACAGAGGGATCCCAGTCCCCCTGCTGTATCGCGAGGGCCAAAGCGGAGGCTCTACAGCGCGGTGCCTGGCCGTACCTTCATCGCTGTCAGCTCACACACTCCGCAGGGTGAGGGTGAGATCACACTCAACCGCGGGGAGAGGGTCAAAG TGCTGAGCATAGGTGAAGGAGGATTCTGGGAAGGCTCCGTTAAAGGACGAACCGGTTGGTTTCCTGCGCACTGCGTAGAGGAGGTTCAGCTGAGACAGTATGACCCACGACTAG AAACAAGAGAAGATCGCACCAAGAGGCTTTTTAGGCATTACACTGTTGGCTCCTATGATAATTTTACCTCCTACAG TGATTATGTAATTGAAGAGAAAACTGCCACGCTGCAGAAGCGAGACAGTGAGGGATTTGGCTTTGTTCTTCGAGGGGCAAAAg CTGAAACTCCAATTGAAGAATTCACTCCGACTCCTGCGTTTCCTGCGTTGCAATATCTGGAGTCAGTGGATCTGGATGGGGTGGCGTGGAGGGCAGGGCTACGAACTGGAGACTTCCTGATCGAG GTGAACGGGGTCAGCGTGGTAAAAGTGGGCCATCGGCAAGTGGTCTCTCTGATTCGGCAAGGTGGGAGTCGTCTTCTTATGAAAGTGGTGTCAGTGACACGGAAACCTGACACCGGAGATGTTGTTCGCAAAAAGG CTCCTCCACCACCCAAGAGAGACCCCAGCACAAGCCTAACCCTGCGCTCCAAAAGCATGACCGCAGAGCTAGAAGAGATgg AGAAGTTGGATGAGATGCTGAGTTCTCCAAAAGAGCCCGTTGTGGTGATGAGGCAACGGCCTTCAGACCCAGACTCCAGAGCAGCCACTGTGAAACAGAGACCAACCAGCCGACGCATCACACAGGCTGAGATTAGT tctctGTTGGAGAGGCAAGGGATGCAAATAGCTCCTGGAGTGTCTCTTGGGGTGGATAAAAGTCACATACAACTGCATGGGATGACCAGAACCAAATCATTTG GTGCACCAGAAGATGAAAGAATATCTGCTTTAATTGGGGAGCATCGCTTTCCAAGAAGCTCCTCAATGACTGACAGCTTCCGACAAGACAGTATCCCACCCCCTCCACAAACTGCACCTCCTCCCCCTCCTACACCATACTTCTTGGAATCAGGTCCTCCCCCATCTTTCTTGCCTCCTCCGCCCCCAACACGTGCAGCCAATCAAACCCGTTCAAGCTTCCGGCCAGGTGCAGAACCCAAGCTTCACGGTCCTGTCACGACGGACCGCCAGAGAAAGGCTCGTTCTATGATTATCCTTCAGGACACCGCCCACCTTCCAGTAGAGCCCGCCCCCATTCCCAGGCCAGCAACACCTACCTCTGGGGCAGCTCCTCCTGAGCGTGGTCGTAGGCGTGGTCAGCCTGTGGAGAACCCATATGCCAACGTGGGCCGCTTGAGTGCAGTCTATACCCCTACCAAGCCCCAGCGCAGGAAGAGTCCACTGGTCAAACAAGGCCAGGTTGAGGAGGGCACAGCTGCCCAGGCTGGTAGGGATCCCTCTCCCTTAGGAGGAGCTCGGATCCCACACGGCAGCCGAGCAGAGCAGTTCCAGCAGCAGGTGCTCTCTGAGAGGGCTAGGATTACACCTCCAGGAGCTCGTCGCAGGACCAGTGTGTTCCTTTCTGTTGAGGGAAGTACCACCGAACCTCAAACCACCCCTTTACTATCCCAGTCACATTCAGTGGATGAGCTGGCTGAGCTGCCACCTCCAGCACCCATGCTTTCTCCTGGTCTGCCACCAGGGGGTTCCACATTTATACATCCACTTACTGGGCGTCCTTTGGACCCCTCCTCTCCATTAGCACTTGCTTTAGCTGCAAGAGAGCGTGCACTCAGTGGCCGTACTACACCCACTCCCACACCCACTCCCTCACCATCACCCACTCAGGGCAGAGCAGTGGAGAGaccagagacagagggaggagtCACACCACCTGCTGCTCTTGAGGCCTCACCTTCTGATTCCTGGAGGGAAGAGCATGTCAGCATCACGACAGAAACTGCTAGTCAGGTAACAAATGGCAGCCCTGTATCTGGGCGAAGTTTGGAGGAGTCCATGGTGCCACCAACTGTGCAGATCGTCCAACCAGCATTGATTGACACAGAGCACAGCCAACCAGTAGTTCCACCTTCCATGCCTTCACCTGCCCCAACCCTCTCAAACCTGGCAGGGCGGAGCATGACCATGAGTTCAGAGGAGGAAGCAGAGCCCTACACAGTCACCTTGCCCCCCGCGCTTCTCTCATCTAGTGATGAAGAAACCAGGGAGGAGCTCCGCAAGATTGGCATAGTCCCACCTCCTCAACCCTTTGCCAATGGCCTTCTAATAAAGGAAACGCCCAAAGTTACTATCAACATTTCTCCAGGGGCATCTCCAAGGCCTTCTATAGCAAAAATCTCCGGCAAAGCAAGTGACTCCACGGCAGACTCAGGCGTTGAGGACCCCCACATGGAGACCACTAGTACTGTTTCCACAGTCTCCAGCATGTCCACTTTGTCATCAGAGAGCACAGACTCTGCCCACGCCAGCAAGCCACGTTGCGGGGTGGGCCGCGGCCGCCCCGCCCATCTCAGGGACCCACTGCTTAAACAGTCATCAGACAGTGAGCTGCTTCCACACCCAGCCAGCACAGGCCCCGTCCGCCCACGCTACCTGTTCCAAAGACGCTCTAAACTCTGGGGAGAGGAGCCCAGGGCTCAAGTGGGCATAGGTGATGATAGCAGGCCTGCTGCAATGGGGGCAGAGTTGCTAAGTAAAGATACACATTCTCTAGGGGAGGAACCACCAATGGGAGCACTTGACCCTGGCAGAAGGTCACCAGTAGGTGGCGCCAG ATGTGAGGAGAATGGAGAAGAGAGTAAATC ACTCTTCAGCAGCCTTGGTGAGCTCCACACCATCTCACAAAGGAACTATGGCACCACTTTCACCATCCGCCCAGGCAGCCGCTACCCAGTAACCCGCAGGACACCCAGCCCGGGGGCCACTCCAGAGCGAAGTGAGCCTCTAGGGCCAATGCGTGCATTTGGtccccaccatcaccaccatcaccaccatacCATCCTCAAGTCCTCCAGCCTGAGCCTCCCCCAGGAGCCCAAGGAGGTGCGCTTTGTCATGCGGAGTGCCAGTGCTCGTGCCCGCAGCCGCTCCCCTTCCCCTTCACCCTGTGCCTCCCCCTGCCCCTCACCGGTCCTGGGCACTCCACTTCTGGCCCTGCGGCCCTTCAGACAGCGCCCTCTTGCACTGTGGAGCAAGTATGATGTAGGCGAGTGGTTAGAGAGTGTTGGACTAGGGGAGCATCGTACCCGCTTCATAGAGCATGAAATTGAAGGTGCGCATCTACCTGCGCTCACCAAGGACGACTTAGCTGAATTGGGGGTGACACGGGTGGGGCACCGGATGAACATTGAGCGTGCACTCAAACAGCTGTTGGAGAGCTCAGGAGCTTAA
- the shank3b gene encoding SH3 and multiple ankyrin repeat domains protein 3 isoform X2, with protein sequence MPMSPPADGKHEAPDRPRQQHAPTNGNHGDDSIRGSPGSKGGSNDSMEDLHGSAVIIRIGIPDLQQTKCLRLDLEAPVWVCKQRVLVTLTQSLTDVLNYGLYLPAFNGRAGKFLDEERLLREYPLPTVTPVPYLEFRYKRRVYTQSHVDDKQLAKLHTKANLKKFMEYVQQRSVEKVCRILEKGLDPNFHDVETGESPLTLAAQLDSSADLIKVLRSGGAHLDFRTRDGITALHKAVQTHNHIALTTMLDLGASPDYKDSRGLTPLYHSAMIGGDPYCCELLLYDHAQLGYSDENGWQEIHQACRHGNVQHLEHLLFYGAEMSAQNASGNTALHLCALYNQDGCARVLLFRGANKDIKNYNNQTAFQVAIIAGNFDLAEIIKIHKTSDVDCLSVAVPFRESPSYSTRRRGVCMSPRRSLMRSASDNALDESLPAPSPAPSLHSLPPLEPDNTVPSPHSPQGGHTRSLRRHTRGHLSPGSPVQRDPSPPAVSRGPKRRLYSAVPGRTFIAVSSHTPQGEGEITLNRGERVKVLSIGEGGFWEGSVKGRTGWFPAHCVEEVQLRQYDPRLETREDRTKRLFRHYTVGSYDNFTSYSDYVIEEKTATLQKRDSEGFGFVLRGAKAETPIEEFTPTPAFPALQYLESVDLDGVAWRAGLRTGDFLIEVNGVSVVKVGHRQVVSLIRQGGSRLLMKVVSVTRKPDTGDVVRKKGVYPYTTKHHIYSHKIIRIPLWSVTLCLFMSLFWFDGLSAPPPPKRDPSTSLTLRSKSMTAELEEMEKLDEMLSSPKEPVVVMRQRPSDPDSRAATVKQRPTSRRITQAEISSLLERQGMQIAPGVSLGVDKSHIQLHGMTRTKSFGAPEDERISALIGEHRFPRSSSMTDSFRQDSIPPPPQTAPPPPPTPYFLESGPPPSFLPPPPPTRAANQTRSSFRPGAEPKLHGPVTTDRQRKARSMIILQDTAHLPVEPAPIPRPATPTSGAAPPERGRRRGQPVENPYANVGRLSAVYTPTKPQRRKSPLVKQGQVEEGTAAQAGRDPSPLGGARIPHGSRAEQFQQQVLSERARITPPGARRRTSVFLSVEGSTTEPQTTPLLSQSHSVDELAELPPPAPMLSPGLPPGGSTFIHPLTGRPLDPSSPLALALAARERALSGRTTPTPTPTPSPSPTQGRAVERPETEGGVTPPAALEASPSDSWREEHVSITTETASQVTNGSPVSGRSLEESMVPPTVQIVQPALIDTEHSQPVVPPSMPSPAPTLSNLAGRSMTMSSEEEAEPYTVTLPPALLSSSDEETREELRKIGIVPPPQPFANGLLIKETPKVTINISPGASPRPSIAKISGKASDSTADSGVEDPHMETTSTVSTVSSMSTLSSESTDSAHASKPRCGVGRGRPAHLRDPLLKQSSDSELLPHPASTGPVRPRYLFQRRSKLWGEEPRAQVGIGDDSRPAAMGAELLSKDTHSLGEEPPMGALDPGRRSPVGGARCEENGEESKSLFSSLGELHTISQRNYGTTFTIRPGSRYPVTRRTPSPGATPERSEPLGPMRAFGPHHHHHHHHTILKSSSLSLPQEPKEVRFVMRSASARARSRSPSPSPCASPCPSPVLGTPLLALRPFRQRPLALWSKYDVGEWLESVGLGEHRTRFIEHEIEGAHLPALTKDDLAELGVTRVGHRMNIERALKQLLESSGA encoded by the exons ATGCCTATGAGTCCACCTGCCGACGGCAAACATGAGGCTCCCGACAGGCCGCGGCAACAGCACGCCCCTACCAACGGAAACCACGGAGACGACAGCATTCGTGGCTCTCCGGGGTCTAAGGGCGGCTCCAACGATTCCATGGAAGATCTCCACGGAAGCGCCGTCATTATCCGCATCGGAATCCCTGACCTTCAGCAAACA aAGTGTCTGCGCTTGGACTTGGAGGCTCCGGTGTGGGTGTGTAAGCAGCGGGTTTTGGTTACTCTGACGCAGAGTTTGACAGACGTGCTGAACTATGGCCTCTACCTCCCGGCCTTTAACGGCCGAGCCGGCAAGTTCCTGGATGAAGAGAGACTGCTCAGGGAGTATCCTCTCCCTACTGTCACACCTGTACCTTACCTAGAG tttcgCTACAAGAGACGTGTTTACACTCAGAGCCATGTGGATGACAAGCAATTAGCCAAACTTCACACTAAG GCCAATCTGAAGAAGTTTATGGAGTATGTTCAGCAGAGGAGTGTGGAGAAAGTGTGCAGGATCCTGGAGAAAGGGCTAGACCCCAACTTCCATGATGTAGAAACTGGAG agtCGCCCCTTACCCTGGCAGCACAGTTGGACTCAAGTGCTGATCTGATTAAAGTTCTGAGGAGTGGAGGAGCTCACCTGGATTTCAGAACCAGGGATGGCATCACCGCACTTCACAAAGCCGTGCAGACGCACAACCACATAGCTCTAACT ACCATGTTGGATCTAGGAGCATCTCCGGACTATAAAGATAGCCGTGGGCTCACTCCTCTGTACCACAGCGCTATGATAGGGGGCGACCCGTACTGCTGTGAACTGCTGCTGTATGATCACGCTCAGCTCGGCTACAGCGATGAAAATGGCTGGCAGGAGATCCACCAG GCTTGTCGACACGGAAATGTGCAGCACCTCGAGCACCTGTTGTTCTACGGAGCTGAGATGAGTGCGCAGAATGCCTCAGGAAACACAGCGCTGCACCTGTGTGCTCTCTACAACCAG GACGGCTGTGCCCGAGTGTTGCTATTTCGAGGAGCAAATAAAGACATCAAGAATTACAACAACCAGACAGCATTCCAG GTGGCCATCATCGCAGGGAACTTTGACCTGGCTGAGATCATCAAGATCCATAAAACCTCAGACGTAG actgtCTCTCTGTTGCAGTGCCTTTCAGGGAGAGCCCCTCATACTCGACTCGGCGCCGTGGGGTGTGTATGTCACCGCGCCGCTCCCTGATGCGTTCGGCCAGCGATAACGCACTGGACGAGAGTCTGCCCGCACCCTCGCCAGCCCCTTCACTACACAGCCTGCCCCCGCTGGAGCCTGATAACACCGTCCCGAGCCCACATAGCCCACAGGGGGGACACACACGCAGCCTCAGGAGACACACCCGTGGCCATCTCAG ccCTGGCAGTCCTGTACAGAGGGATCCCAGTCCCCCTGCTGTATCGCGAGGGCCAAAGCGGAGGCTCTACAGCGCGGTGCCTGGCCGTACCTTCATCGCTGTCAGCTCACACACTCCGCAGGGTGAGGGTGAGATCACACTCAACCGCGGGGAGAGGGTCAAAG TGCTGAGCATAGGTGAAGGAGGATTCTGGGAAGGCTCCGTTAAAGGACGAACCGGTTGGTTTCCTGCGCACTGCGTAGAGGAGGTTCAGCTGAGACAGTATGACCCACGACTAG AAACAAGAGAAGATCGCACCAAGAGGCTTTTTAGGCATTACACTGTTGGCTCCTATGATAATTTTACCTCCTACAG TGATTATGTAATTGAAGAGAAAACTGCCACGCTGCAGAAGCGAGACAGTGAGGGATTTGGCTTTGTTCTTCGAGGGGCAAAAg CTGAAACTCCAATTGAAGAATTCACTCCGACTCCTGCGTTTCCTGCGTTGCAATATCTGGAGTCAGTGGATCTGGATGGGGTGGCGTGGAGGGCAGGGCTACGAACTGGAGACTTCCTGATCGAG GTGAACGGGGTCAGCGTGGTAAAAGTGGGCCATCGGCAAGTGGTCTCTCTGATTCGGCAAGGTGGGAGTCGTCTTCTTATGAAAGTGGTGTCAGTGACACGGAAACCTGACACCGGAGATGTTGTTCGCAAAAAGGGTGTGTATCCATATACCACAAAACACCACATATACAGTCATAAGATCATAAGAATCCCACTCTGGAGTGTTACACTGTGTCTCTTTATGTCGCTTTTTTGGTTTGATGGCCTTTCAGCTCCTCCACCACCCAAGAGAGACCCCAGCACAAGCCTAACCCTGCGCTCCAAAAGCATGACCGCAGAGCTAGAAGAGATgg AGAAGTTGGATGAGATGCTGAGTTCTCCAAAAGAGCCCGTTGTGGTGATGAGGCAACGGCCTTCAGACCCAGACTCCAGAGCAGCCACTGTGAAACAGAGACCAACCAGCCGACGCATCACACAGGCTGAGATTAGT tctctGTTGGAGAGGCAAGGGATGCAAATAGCTCCTGGAGTGTCTCTTGGGGTGGATAAAAGTCACATACAACTGCATGGGATGACCAGAACCAAATCATTTG GTGCACCAGAAGATGAAAGAATATCTGCTTTAATTGGGGAGCATCGCTTTCCAAGAAGCTCCTCAATGACTGACAGCTTCCGACAAGACAGTATCCCACCCCCTCCACAAACTGCACCTCCTCCCCCTCCTACACCATACTTCTTGGAATCAGGTCCTCCCCCATCTTTCTTGCCTCCTCCGCCCCCAACACGTGCAGCCAATCAAACCCGTTCAAGCTTCCGGCCAGGTGCAGAACCCAAGCTTCACGGTCCTGTCACGACGGACCGCCAGAGAAAGGCTCGTTCTATGATTATCCTTCAGGACACCGCCCACCTTCCAGTAGAGCCCGCCCCCATTCCCAGGCCAGCAACACCTACCTCTGGGGCAGCTCCTCCTGAGCGTGGTCGTAGGCGTGGTCAGCCTGTGGAGAACCCATATGCCAACGTGGGCCGCTTGAGTGCAGTCTATACCCCTACCAAGCCCCAGCGCAGGAAGAGTCCACTGGTCAAACAAGGCCAGGTTGAGGAGGGCACAGCTGCCCAGGCTGGTAGGGATCCCTCTCCCTTAGGAGGAGCTCGGATCCCACACGGCAGCCGAGCAGAGCAGTTCCAGCAGCAGGTGCTCTCTGAGAGGGCTAGGATTACACCTCCAGGAGCTCGTCGCAGGACCAGTGTGTTCCTTTCTGTTGAGGGAAGTACCACCGAACCTCAAACCACCCCTTTACTATCCCAGTCACATTCAGTGGATGAGCTGGCTGAGCTGCCACCTCCAGCACCCATGCTTTCTCCTGGTCTGCCACCAGGGGGTTCCACATTTATACATCCACTTACTGGGCGTCCTTTGGACCCCTCCTCTCCATTAGCACTTGCTTTAGCTGCAAGAGAGCGTGCACTCAGTGGCCGTACTACACCCACTCCCACACCCACTCCCTCACCATCACCCACTCAGGGCAGAGCAGTGGAGAGaccagagacagagggaggagtCACACCACCTGCTGCTCTTGAGGCCTCACCTTCTGATTCCTGGAGGGAAGAGCATGTCAGCATCACGACAGAAACTGCTAGTCAGGTAACAAATGGCAGCCCTGTATCTGGGCGAAGTTTGGAGGAGTCCATGGTGCCACCAACTGTGCAGATCGTCCAACCAGCATTGATTGACACAGAGCACAGCCAACCAGTAGTTCCACCTTCCATGCCTTCACCTGCCCCAACCCTCTCAAACCTGGCAGGGCGGAGCATGACCATGAGTTCAGAGGAGGAAGCAGAGCCCTACACAGTCACCTTGCCCCCCGCGCTTCTCTCATCTAGTGATGAAGAAACCAGGGAGGAGCTCCGCAAGATTGGCATAGTCCCACCTCCTCAACCCTTTGCCAATGGCCTTCTAATAAAGGAAACGCCCAAAGTTACTATCAACATTTCTCCAGGGGCATCTCCAAGGCCTTCTATAGCAAAAATCTCCGGCAAAGCAAGTGACTCCACGGCAGACTCAGGCGTTGAGGACCCCCACATGGAGACCACTAGTACTGTTTCCACAGTCTCCAGCATGTCCACTTTGTCATCAGAGAGCACAGACTCTGCCCACGCCAGCAAGCCACGTTGCGGGGTGGGCCGCGGCCGCCCCGCCCATCTCAGGGACCCACTGCTTAAACAGTCATCAGACAGTGAGCTGCTTCCACACCCAGCCAGCACAGGCCCCGTCCGCCCACGCTACCTGTTCCAAAGACGCTCTAAACTCTGGGGAGAGGAGCCCAGGGCTCAAGTGGGCATAGGTGATGATAGCAGGCCTGCTGCAATGGGGGCAGAGTTGCTAAGTAAAGATACACATTCTCTAGGGGAGGAACCACCAATGGGAGCACTTGACCCTGGCAGAAGGTCACCAGTAGGTGGCGCCAG ATGTGAGGAGAATGGAGAAGAGAGTAAATC ACTCTTCAGCAGCCTTGGTGAGCTCCACACCATCTCACAAAGGAACTATGGCACCACTTTCACCATCCGCCCAGGCAGCCGCTACCCAGTAACCCGCAGGACACCCAGCCCGGGGGCCACTCCAGAGCGAAGTGAGCCTCTAGGGCCAATGCGTGCATTTGGtccccaccatcaccaccatcaccaccatacCATCCTCAAGTCCTCCAGCCTGAGCCTCCCCCAGGAGCCCAAGGAGGTGCGCTTTGTCATGCGGAGTGCCAGTGCTCGTGCCCGCAGCCGCTCCCCTTCCCCTTCACCCTGTGCCTCCCCCTGCCCCTCACCGGTCCTGGGCACTCCACTTCTGGCCCTGCGGCCCTTCAGACAGCGCCCTCTTGCACTGTGGAGCAAGTATGATGTAGGCGAGTGGTTAGAGAGTGTTGGACTAGGGGAGCATCGTACCCGCTTCATAGAGCATGAAATTGAAGGTGCGCATCTACCTGCGCTCACCAAGGACGACTTAGCTGAATTGGGGGTGACACGGGTGGGGCACCGGATGAACATTGAGCGTGCACTCAAACAGCTGTTGGAGAGCTCAGGAGCTTAA